The Rhodococcus antarcticus DNA segment GCGGCCGCGCCCACCAGGCGCACCAGCAGGGCGGCGGGCGGCGGATCACCGGTGAACGGCGTCCGGGTGGTGCGGCGTGCGTCCACGGCGACGTCCAGCCGCGCCAGCGCGTCGGTGGACGGCGCGGACCCGGCCGGCGGCTCGTCGAGCAGCACGACCCGGGCGAGCAGGTCCGGGCGGGCGGGATCGGGCACCCGTTCCACCCGGCACGTCCGACCGGCCGCGGCGATGGCGACCTGGGCGTTGAGCAGGGCGCAGCCGCAGCTCATCAGCACCTGGCGGCCGTGCCCGTCGAGCACGGACAGTCGCCTGCTCCAGTCGGCGTGCACCTCGAGGCTGTCCGGCGTGAGGCGCAGGCGCCACGGCTGGGTGTTGTGCACCGACGGCGCGCGCACCGCCTGCACGGCAGCGCGACGCAGCGCGGTGGTGCGGGCGAGCTGGGGCACCGCGGCCCTCCTGTCGTCCTCGAGTGGTCGGGCACGAGTGGGTCGAGTGTGCGCTCGCCCGGTCAGGCGCCGACAGGGGCGAAGGTCCCGCCCCTGCGGTGGGACCTCCCTCCCGGCCGGCGGGACGAAGGATCCCTGGTCCGGTCGGGCGCGCCCCCAGACAGTAGGCGTCACGGACACCCTCCCGAACCTGCTGGCCGCGGGCTCGCACCGCACCACCGTGCTGGTCGCCCGGTCACCAGGGATCAGCGCGCGGGGCCGAGCACCGCCCGCAGCGCTTCCCGGACGGTGGCGGGCAGCGGCGCGGTCGTGTCGAGCGCCACCGCCTCAGGCCAGGGGTCTGCCGACCGCGCCATGGCCGCCGCGATCTCCGGGGTGGCCTCGGAAGGACCCCGCGGCCGCTGGTGGATCCGCTGCGCCGCCACCTCCGCGGGGACCACGCAGCGCAGCTCGGTCACGTCGGAGGAGCCCTGGAGGGCCAGCGACACCACCCGGGTCCGGTCGGCGGCGGAGGTCCACGAGGCATCCAGCACCACCGAGCGCCCCAGCCCCAGCTCTGACCGGGCGCGGTCCAGCAGCGCGGCGAGCACCCGCTCCTTGGCCCCGGCCGAGTACGCACCGCCGTCCACCGTGCCGCCCTCGCCCGCGATCTCCCCGGCCGCCCGGAGCTCGACGCGGAGCACGTCGCTGGCCAGCACCACCGCCCCCAGCTCGGCCGCGAGCGCGGCGGCCACGGTCGACTTGCCTGTGCCGGGCAGCCCGCCGACCAGCACCAGCCGCACCGTGGCCGCCCGGAGGTGCCGCAGGGCCAGGTCGGCGTAGCCCGCCGCCTGCTCGGCCGCCCCGGCCCGGCCCTGGGTGTGCTGCAGGCCCTCGACCTTGGCGCGGACGAACGCGCGGTAGGCGGTGTAGTGGTGGACGAGGGAGTCCGGTGCCGCCACCGTCTCGCCGGAGGCCAGCGCGTAGTCGTGCAGGAAGTCCGCGGCGAGCCCGGGGCGGCCGAGGTGCTCCAGGTCCATGGCGAGGAAGGCGGCATCGTCGAGGCGGTCGACGAAGCGGAGCCGGTCGTCGAAGTCGAGGCAGTCGAGCACCCGGGGGCCGTCCGGCAGGCAGAACACGTCCTCGGCGATGAGGTCGGCGTGCCCGTCGACGATGCACCCCTGGGCCACCCGCAGGGCCAGCAGCGGACCGCGGCCGTCGAGGAACTGCGCGACCAGCTCCGCGACCTCGTCCAGGACCCCTGCGTCGAGCACCCCCATCTCGCGGGCCTGGTCGACGTTGTCGCCCCAGCGCTCCCGCAGGGCGTCCGCCCCGCCCTCGGCGTCGACCTCGGGCCCTCGGCGGGCGGTGCCGTGGAAGTCCGCCACCAGGTGCG contains these protein-coding regions:
- a CDS encoding AAA family ATPase; the encoded protein is MSSAWSTPFLTVAETHSGVLVLSADRAHKMKKPVRTAFLDFSTPARRRAALDRELELNRRLAPDVYLGVVTVEDPLGGAAEPVLVMRRMPDELRLSTMVTQGRAVDAHLVALAHLVADFHGTARRGPEVDAEGGADALRERWGDNVDQAREMGVLDAGVLDEVAELVAQFLDGRGPLLALRVAQGCIVDGHADLIAEDVFCLPDGPRVLDCLDFDDRLRFVDRLDDAAFLAMDLEHLGRPGLAADFLHDYALASGETVAAPDSLVHHYTAYRAFVRAKVEGLQHTQGRAGAAEQAAGYADLALRHLRAATVRLVLVGGLPGTGKSTVAAALAAELGAVVLASDVLRVELRAAGEIAGEGGTVDGGAYSAGAKERVLAALLDRARSELGLGRSVVLDASWTSAADRTRVVSLALQGSSDVTELRCVVPAEVAAQRIHQRPRGPSEATPEIAAAMARSADPWPEAVALDTTAPLPATVREALRAVLGPAR